Below is a window of Blastocatellia bacterium DNA.
GCGATTTACAATGGACCCTCCTGCGAGAGAGCTGGGTTGAGAGAAGCCTATGAAGGAACTGCGCGACATCTTCCAGACCTTGGACGAGCGGCGCGCGATGGAAGGTCCTGCGGCCCTCGCGACGGTCGTTCACGTAGAGGGATCGGCCTATCGGCGAGAGGGAGCGAAGCTGTTGCTCACGCCAGAGGGAGAGATGATCGGCAGTATCAGCGCCGGTTGTCTGGAAGGCGATGTCTTGGAATGGACGCGCCATGTGCTCGTGCACGGGGAACCCGTTCTCCGGCGCTATGATCTCACGAGCGAAGACGAGCTGGTATGGGGCTTCGGGATGGGATGCAATGGGAAGATTGATGTGCTGATCGAGCCGCTGCCGCTCGTGCGATCGTACCTGGAACGCACGCGACAGATTCTCGAGCAAGAGCGTGGGGTAGCTTTGGCGACGCTCATCGAGGTTCCGGAGAATTCGGGATTGAAGATGGGGGCGAAGCGCTTGATTCCTATCGACGGTTCTCCCGTGGGGACGCTCGGGGACGTGGCGCTCGACGCAGCGGTCGAGCGCGATGCGCGCGCCCTTCTCGCCTCAGGGCGATCGAAGACGTTGACCTACGATCCGATGCAGTTGGGCGGTCATTGCGCTTCGTGGACCAGCGCCGCGCGCGTGTTCATTGATTGCTTTCTCCCTCCGCCGCAAGTGATCATCTTCGGCGCGGGGGCCGACGCCGTTCCCCTGGTCCGATTGGCGAAAGAAGCCGGGTTTCGGGTCACGGTCGTGGATCATCGATCGAAGTTCGTCACATCGGAGCGCTTCCCCTGGGCGGATCGCTTGATTTCGGCTCACCCGGAGGAAGCACCTGAGCATCTCACACTCACGCCGGGAATGTTCGTCGTCCTTCTCACGCACAACTTCCACGTAGACGCGAAGCTCCTAGCGTGGTTGCTCAAGAGCCCAGTAGGGTACATTGGCTTGCTGGGCCCGAAGGAGCGGCGCGAATTGCTGCTGCGAAACTTGCGCGAGCAAGGAGTCGAGCTGCGCCCGGAGGAGGTGCAGAAACTCTACGCTCCGGTGGGATTGGACATTGGCGCCGAAGGGCCGGAGCAGATCGCCCTCTCGATCGTGAGCGAGATCCTGGCTGTGAGGAACCGTCGAGTCGGGACGTTCCTACGCGAACGCCAGAAGCCCATCCACGCTGAATGAAGCGGTTGTCCTGCCGCCAAGGCGAATCGGCGCCATGAGGCTCTCTGCTCTTCCTCACTGCGAGAGCGCTCGGAGGCCGACTCCCATTCAACGCGCGCGCTCGGCGATCATGTGTCGGTAAGCCGCGTAGAGCTGTCGGAAGATGGGACCGGGCTTTCCATCGCCCACCGGCTCTCCATCAACGGCGATGACGGCCAGAAGCTCGGTGACCGTACCGGCGATGATCACCTCGCGCGCCGATTTGAGTTCCGACAGTGGGAGATCGCGCTCGACAGTCCGATACCCTTGCTCCCGAGCCAATTGCAGGACGAAGCTTCGCGTGATGCCGGAGAGGATGCGACGGTCGGCGATCGGCGTCACCAACTCCTCCCCCGTCCAGGCGAAGACGTTGCTACTTGTTCCCTCCATGACCAACCCATCGCGCACGAAGAGGGCTTCGAATGCCCCTGCGCGATGAGCGCGTTCCTTCGCGAGAACGTTCGGGAGCAAACATATGGACTTGATGTCGCAGCGCGCCCACCGCTCGTCCGGCACCGTGAGGGCGCGAACCCCCTGTTCGCGCAACTCTGGCGGGATGATCCGCACGTGCCGCACGGTCATCACGAGCGTCGGTGGCGTGTCCTGTGGGAAGAGATGATTCCGGCGCGCCGCCCCACGCGTGAGCTGGATGTACAGCTCGGCTTCGGCGATTCCCGCGCGCGCGATGAGGGTCTCCGCTGCCGCGGCCAGTTCTGAGAGCGAGAGCGGCAACAGTAGTTCGATCTCCCCCGCGCTGCGCTGCAATCGCTCCAGGTGCTCTCTCAAGGCGAAGGGCTTCCCCTGATAGACGCGCACGACTTCGTAGACCCCATCGCCGAATTGAAAGCCCCGGTCTTCAACCGAGACCCTCGCCGAAGCGAAATCCAGGATCTCTCCATTGAGCCATACCAATCCTTCCGACATGCTCGCCTCCTCCTCGCGCATCGCATGACTTCAAAAGGCCGCCGCGAATCGCACCGGGAGATCCGTGACCGTTCGCAATCCCGGCGACGCCTGCACCAGCAGCGGGATCGAGTTCACGACGACGGCGGCCGTCGCCAGATCCCCATGCGTCCCCCCAGGAATTCGCGCGCAGAGGTCTGGCGTCCCGAAGAGGCGGATTTCGTCCACGGGCTCTTTGGCCCCCACGTACATCTGCAGCTCGAGGGTGATGCGTTCGTGATCGCCCACGAGCCCGCGACCGATCTGCCGCACACCAGCGACCTGTCCCTTCCGCACGTGGAGGTATTCGGTCGTCACATCTTCCTCAGCAAGGATCGGTTCGATCGTCTCCGAGATCGTCTCCACCTCCAGACCTAATCCGTCGGCGATCAGCGCGACCGATTCCGGCAAGCCGACATGGCGGATGCGTCCGGCCTCTACGGCCTCGTGGAATTCCGCGACCGTCATCCCAGCGCCGATCTTCCGCTGCAAGGGAAGCCGACGTTGCGAGGCGTCCACCACGCGACGGACGGAGACGCGCTCGATGCGCTGACAAACCGTCGCCAATGTGAGCACCAGCTTATCCATCACGAAGCCCGGATTCACGCCGGTTCCCAACACGGCGACGCCATTCGCCTTCGCCTCTTCATCCAAGCGACGGGCGAGTTCGGGATGTTTGCGGAACGGATAGGCCAATTCCTCGCACGTTGAGACGACATGCGACCCCGCTCGCACGCAGGCGAGCAGTTGGTCGAAGACTTGCTCGAAATATGAAGACGTGGAATGGACGACGACGTCGGCTTTTCGCGCGAGGACCTCATCGGCCCGATCCGATACGACGACGCCCAGCGGAGAAGTGCCCGCGATCTCCCCGAGATCGCGCCCCACCTTATCCGCGGCGATGTCAATGGCCCCAATGATCGTCGCTCCCGCTCGTTCGAGGAGCAGGCGCACGATCGCACTCCCAATGGGTCCCACGCCATATTGGATGATTCGCAGCGGCATATGTCCCTCCTTGATTATGGTTTGATGCCTGTCGGCCAATGGCGCTCTCCGCGCGAGCGATGCTCATGGGAGAGCGATGGCCTCGCGAGCGAGCAACGCCGCGCCGATGATGCCGGCATCTTGTCCAAGCGCGCCGATCGTGAACCGACATCTCTCGAAGGTCGCGCGCAGCGTGTGCTTGCGCGCTTCTTTGCGAACGGCATCGAGCAGGATCTCACCGGCCAACATCACCGGACCGCCCAAGCAGACCATTTCGACGTCGAGCAGATTCAGGACATTGGCGATGGCCAAGCCGAAATATCGTCCCGTCTCTCGAAGCACGGCGCGCGCTAATTCGTCCCCCTCGAGCGCGGCTTGAACGATCTGAGGAACGGTCAGCGTCCCCTCCATTTGCACCGCCAGAGGGGAGAGCGAGAAGGCGGGATCGGAGAAGAGTCGCTCGCGCACACGCCGCACGATATTGGGACCGGAAGCGATCGTCTCCAAGCAGCCCCGCCCTCCGCAACCGCATTCGATCCCTCCTAGTTCGACCTTCACATGGCCGAATTCCCCCGCGAACCCATGAGCACCGCGCTGCAAGCGTCCGCCCAGAATGAGCCCGGCGCCGATGCCGGTCCCAATCGTCACGTAGAACACATCCTGAAGCCCTTGGGCAGCTCCGCACGCCCATTCGCCGTAGGCCGCCGCATTGGCTTCGTTCTCGAAGATGAGGGGCATCCCCAGGGCCTCGCGAATCTCCCCATAGACATCGCACCCCGTCACATCCACCAAGTGCGACGCCAACTCGATGCGCGGCGTCTGCCGATCGATCAATCCAGGCCAGCCGATCCCGACGGCGGCAACGCGTCCCCGCCCCTCCTCGGACTCGCGCAATGCGCGCAGCACGGCGATCACTTGATCGAGGAATGCGCGCGGATCGCGACGCTCGGCCAGGACGCGACTCTGAAGCCAAATGCGCCCGGTCTCATCCACGAGCGCCGCCCGAATCGTCCGCCCGATGTCCACACCGATGAAGAGCAACGATCCCGATTCAAAATTCCCCATACGTGATCGCAGTCGTCAAGGGGCCTCGCGTCTCCTCTCACAGCGCTGATGAGGGTTCTCGGTCTTCGACTGATCGCCCTTCGTTCTCGTCGCGAGAACAAGGAGGATGCCCCCATATGCCGAATGCGCGCTGGAGACGCGCGAGCGCCCATCGCGCTTGGGCGCGCACGCCCTCATCTTCATCTCGCAGACAATCCTCCAGCGCGGCACGGGCCCGCGCATCGGCAATCTGCCCCAACGCGGAGACGATGGCGAAGCGGACGTTCCGATCCTCGATGGCAAGCATCTCCAGGAGTCGGGGGACCGCCTCATGATCCCGCAACCGACCGAGAGCCAACGCGATCTCGGCGACGACGAACCGATCCTCGCTGGCCAGCAACTCGCGGAGCACCGGCGCGACCGTCGCGTCACCGATCAATCCGAGTGCTTTCGCTGCGAAGCGCGCTGTCACGACGTCCCCAGCATCCAGCGCCTCTGTCAACCGCTCGATCGTCGGCCCCACCGCTGCGCTTCCCTTTCGCACGAGCGCCTCCACGGCCGCGGCCTTGACCGCGAGACTCGAATCGGTCAGCGCCTCCACTAGCGCCGGGATCGCGCGCGGATCGCGCGAGAAGGCGAGCATGCGTACGGCATCGGTCCGAACGGCTTCGTCTTCGTCGCGCACAAGCTCCAACGGATTGACCGGCGTCGCCCCTGCCGTTAATCCCTCGATCACTCTCTGCGAGATGTGATCCTGCAGCGCGAGGACATCCTCGATCCGAGAATCAATCTTCTCGCTCCAGAGGATGTCGCCGCTTCGCGCATCGAGCAGTTGCGCCGTCACGCGCAATCGTTCGCCCGATCGGAAGAAGGCGCCTGTGAGCACCGCATCGACATGAAGCTGTTGTCCGATCCGCCGTGGGTCCTTCGGACGATCTCTTTCCCCTTCGAGCAGGCTCGCCGAGCGAACGGTCACCGTCTTGAATTTCGCCAACTCAGTCGTCAGATTCTCCGCCAGGGAACGTCCATAGACCTCGTCCTCCGGATGACCGCTGAGATTTCGGAACGGAAGAATGGCGAGCGCGCGTCGTGGCCCTTCGACGAGTGAGAATTCCGCACTGGCGGATGCGCGCGCATCGCTCGGAGGAGTGCGCTCGTAGCGGCTCGCCCCAGCGAGACGTCGCAGCCTTTGCCATAGGGCCTGCAGACGCGCGGGCCGACCAGCCGGGACGTACGGCGCGATCACCCCATCGGGCACGCGCGCCGCGAGTCCCACCTCGACAGCCACCCGTTTGAGGTCCGCGAGCAGATCCGCCATCGTTTGATACCGATCGTTCGGATCTTTCTCGATGGCCCGTTCGATGATCGCCGCTAAGGAGGGCGGGATCCGAGGATTCAGCTCGCGCACCGGTCGCGCTCGTTCGTGAACGATGGCATGCATGGTCTCCACGCGGCTCTCTCCCTTGAACGGCACGCGCCCGGTGGCCATCTCGTAGAGCACGATGCCGAAGGAGAAGATGTCGCTCCGATGATCCACGCGTTCGCCCCGCGCCTGCTCTGGCGACATGTACGACGGCGTTCCAAGCGTCGCTCCAGCCTGCGTCAAATCCGCCGTCGCCTCTGTTGCGCGCGATCGCTCGATGAGCTTCGCCAATCCGAAGTCGAGGATTTTGACCTGTCCGCGCTCGGTCACCATGATGTTGGCCGACTTGATGTCGCGATGGATGACTCCTCGCGCGTGGGCCGTCGTCAATGCATCCGCGGCCTGCAACGCAATGGAGAGCAAGCTTTCCAATCGAAGGGGACGCCCGCCGATCAGCTTCTTCAGCGTCTTCCCTTCGACGTATTGCATCACGATGAACGAATACCCGTCGGCCTCCTCGATCCCATGGATCGTGCAGATGTTGGGGTGATCCAAGGCCGAGGCCAATCGCGCTTCCCGCCAGAAGCGACGTCGGGCTTCCGCGTCCGCCATGAGATCGGGCAGGAGAACTTTCACGACGACGGTCCGATCCAACGCCAGATCGCGCGCTTTGTAGACCGTCCCCATGCCTCCGTGTCCCAGCTCCTCTAGGAGCTTATAATGCCCCAGCGTTTTTCCGATCATTCCCCTCACGATGCTCCGCATCCTCCGGCCTAATTGTAGGGGGGAGACCGGAGGATGAGCAACTCGATGCCCCTTCTTGCTTCAAGGACGCGCCGATTTTAAGATGTTCCACGCGCGAAGACCACGACCCTTTTCGGAGGAGGAATGCATGCGCGACATCGGCTTCATTGGTCTGGGCATCATGGGGCGTCCGATGGCCGAACGCCTTCTGGATGCCGGATACACGGTGATGGTCTTCAACCGCACCCGACAGAAGGCCGAACCGCTTCTGGCGCGGGGAGCGCATTGGGCCGATTCGCCCGAGGCCGTCGCACGCCGCAGCGAGATGCTCATCACGATAGTCTCTGACTCCGACGCTCTGGAGGACGTCGCCCGCGGTCCGCAAGGAGTGCTGCGCGGCATTCGTCCGATGGCGATCCACGTGGATATGAGCACTGTGGCTCCCCGCACGGTCGAGGGCCTGGAGCGCGTTTATCAGGAGCGCGGCGCGACATTCTTGCACGCGCCGGTATTGGGAAATTGGCGACATGCGAGCGAAGGGAACCTCTTGATCTTCGTCGGAGGAGATCGCCACGCGTACGAGAGGTGCGAGCCCGTCCTGCGCACGCTCGGACGAAAGATCTGGTATTTCGAGCGGATCACCCAAGCGACGCACATGAAGCTCATCGCTAATTCGTTCATCGCCAGCATGATCCTCACGCTCGCGCAAGCCTTCGTCTTCGGTCGTCGCGTCGGGATCACGCCGACGCGCATTCTCGAAATCCTGGACGCCTCGGCTTTGAACGCGCCGATGTATCAATCGAAAGGACGAACCATGCGCGAGCGGGACTTCCGCCCGAACTTCTACACCCGACATATGCTGAAGGACATTGATCTGGCGCTCGACGCCGCGCGGTGCGCGAATGTGCCATTGCCGGTCTTGAGCGTCATTCGCGAACTCTTCGTTGCGACGACGGCTCGCGGCTTCGGCGATGAGGATTACTCGGCTGTCCTCAAAGTCCTGGAAGAGATGGCCGGCCTGACACCGGATGAGATAGCCTCTTGATCCGCACTTATGGAACGCGCGTGCGCTGTGTGCGGCAGCGATCGTTTTGCCCCGTTCTTAGAGAAGAACGGATATGGGATCGTGCAATGCACCGAGTGCACCTTCCTCTTCGTTCATCCCCCTCCGGATCCAGCGATTTTGCACGCGCTTTATGCCGATCCCGCGTATTTTCGGAGCAAGGGACCTTTCGGCTACGAGGACTACGCCGCCCTGCGTCCCTTCTGGGAAGCGCAGGCGCGCGAGCGTTTGGCGGTGATCGAACGATATGCGGCTCGAGGCACACTCCTTGACGTTGGATGTGCGACCGGCATCTTCCTCAAAGTCGCGCGGGAGCGCGGATGGACTGTGTCGGGCATTGAGATCGCGCCGGAGGCGGCCCGCGAGGCCGAGCGACTCGCGGAATGTCGCGTCGTCCCTTCGCCCGAGCCATTCCTTCACGAGGGACGCCTCTTCGACGTCATCACACTCTGGGAATACCTGGAGCATGTTCCCGACCCACGCACCGAGTTGCACCGCTTCCATCAGTTGCTGCGTCCCGGCGGATTGCTCGCGCTCTCGACGCCGAACGCCGGACAGCGCCTCGTGCGACGAGCGCCCGCGCTCTGGAAGGAGTTCAAGCCGCCGGAACATCTGAGCTTCTTCACGGCGGAGACATTGCTTCGCTTGCTTTCCGCGTGCGGATTCCACGTGCTTCGCGTTCGCGCCATCGCCCCCAATTACCGAGCGCCGGAATGGATCGAACATCGGATCGCGCGCGCTCGCCAGTGCCTGGGCGATCGGCATGACCGCCGGACGCCTCTTTGGTTCCTCTATTCGATCACTCGACGCATCGTGCGTTGGACCATCATTGGTCATCACAAACTGCTCCTCTCCCCTTTGGCCTATGCCGAGGGGATTGAGGTATACGCCCGCAAGGAGGGCGCGCGGGAGTGACGCGATGAAGGAGCGTGTGCGCGAAGAGGGCGCCGAGAGAGCGCGACGATGGCGCCCCCAGCGAGATCTTTTGAACAAGGGGACACGCCCCCCTGTGCTCATGTACGTGCTGGAGAGCCGCACTTGGGGAGGCGCTGAAGCTTACGTCCGCTACGTCATCGAGGGACTGGATCGCGAAGCGTGGGACGTGCACCTGGTCTGCCCTCGGATGGAGACCCTTGCCCCACTCTTGCGATGGGCGCAGCGAGAGGGATTGCGCGTGCACGCGCTGCCCGGCGAACGCCCCCGGCATCTGCCAGCCCTTGTTGCATTCTTCCGAATGCATCGGCCAGATGTCGTTCATTTCAACCTCCATCATCCCTTCGCCTGTCGCTACGCCATTCTCGCGGCGACACTCGCAGGCGTTCCCGTGCGGGTCGCCACGAATCATCTGCCCACGATCCCGCCGAACGTCTACACCTGGAAGGGGCGGCTCGCGCTGCGGCTCGCTTATCAGTGCCTGCACGCCATGCTCGTGGATTCAGCGACGAATCAGCGTCGCGCGCTCGCTCACTATCCCATCGCGTCCGGGAAAATTCGGATCGTCCCGCACGGCATCCGCGTCGAGAACTTCCCCATCGAGGGGACGCGCGCTTCCGTGGCCGAGGAATTTGGCTTGGAGGCACGCGCCCCTATTGTGGGAACGGTCGGGCGACTCTCGATCCAAAAGGCGACGGAGGATTTCATCGAGGCGGCGGCGCTTCTGCGCCAAAGATTCCCCGATGCGCAATTCCTCATCGTTGGCGAGGGAGAACGCCGTCTCGAGCTGGAGCGACTGGTCGAGACCCGAGGACTCAAGGCGTGCCTCCGTTTCGCGGGATATCGCGAGGACGTGCCGCGCCTTCTCGCCGCGATGGACGTGTTCGTCCTCTCCTCCATCTATGAGGGCATGCCCTTTGCGATCTTGGAAGCGATGGCAGCAGCGCGTCCCGTCGTGGCCACGCGCGTGGACGGTGTGCCAGAAGTCGTCGCGGAAGGTGAGACGGGACTCTTGGTTCCCCCTCGGGCGCCGGAACGACTCGCGGAAGCCATCGGATTTCTGCTGGCCCATCCGGATCGAGCGCGCGAGATGGGACGACGAGGGCGCGAGCGCGTTCGGACGGAATTTTCGTGGGAGCGGATGGTCAAAACGATCGAGCAGCTCTACCGCACTCTCATGGCGCGCAAGAGCCGACGAGGTGCCGTGAATTTGCGTCACCGATGACCGACCGAATATAATCACGCTCGT
It encodes the following:
- a CDS encoding ROK family protein; this encodes MGNFESGSLLFIGVDIGRTIRAALVDETGRIWLQSRVLAERRDPRAFLDQVIAVLRALRESEEGRGRVAAVGIGWPGLIDRQTPRIELASHLVDVTGCDVYGEIREALGMPLIFENEANAAAYGEWACGAAQGLQDVFYVTIGTGIGAGLILGGRLQRGAHGFAGEFGHVKVELGGIECGCGGRGCLETIASGPNIVRRVRERLFSDPAFSLSPLAVQMEGTLTVPQIVQAALEGDELARAVLRETGRYFGLAIANVLNLLDVEMVCLGGPVMLAGEILLDAVRKEARKHTLRATFERCRFTIGALGQDAGIIGAALLAREAIALP
- the dat gene encoding D-amino-acid transaminase; protein product: MSEGLVWLNGEILDFASARVSVEDRGFQFGDGVYEVVRVYQGKPFALREHLERLQRSAGEIELLLPLSLSELAAAAETLIARAGIAEAELYIQLTRGAARRNHLFPQDTPPTLVMTVRHVRIIPPELREQGVRALTVPDERWARCDIKSICLLPNVLAKERAHRAGAFEALFVRDGLVMEGTSSNVFAWTGEELVTPIADRRILSGITRSFVLQLAREQGYRTVERDLPLSELKSAREVIIAGTVTELLAVIAVDGEPVGDGKPGPIFRQLYAAYRHMIAERAR
- a CDS encoding protein kinase produces the protein MIGKTLGHYKLLEELGHGGMGTVYKARDLALDRTVVVKVLLPDLMADAEARRRFWREARLASALDHPNICTIHGIEEADGYSFIVMQYVEGKTLKKLIGGRPLRLESLLSIALQAADALTTAHARGVIHRDIKSANIMVTERGQVKILDFGLAKLIERSRATEATADLTQAGATLGTPSYMSPEQARGERVDHRSDIFSFGIVLYEMATGRVPFKGESRVETMHAIVHERARPVRELNPRIPPSLAAIIERAIEKDPNDRYQTMADLLADLKRVAVEVGLAARVPDGVIAPYVPAGRPARLQALWQRLRRLAGASRYERTPPSDARASASAEFSLVEGPRRALAILPFRNLSGHPEDEVYGRSLAENLTTELAKFKTVTVRSASLLEGERDRPKDPRRIGQQLHVDAVLTGAFFRSGERLRVTAQLLDARSGDILWSEKIDSRIEDVLALQDHISQRVIEGLTAGATPVNPLELVRDEDEAVRTDAVRMLAFSRDPRAIPALVEALTDSSLAVKAAAVEALVRKGSAAVGPTIERLTEALDAGDVVTARFAAKALGLIGDATVAPVLRELLASEDRFVVAEIALALGRLRDHEAVPRLLEMLAIEDRNVRFAIVSALGQIADARARAALEDCLRDEDEGVRAQARWALARLQRAFGIWGHPPCSRDENEGRSVEDREPSSAL
- a CDS encoding class I SAM-dependent methyltransferase; translation: MERACAVCGSDRFAPFLEKNGYGIVQCTECTFLFVHPPPDPAILHALYADPAYFRSKGPFGYEDYAALRPFWEAQARERLAVIERYAARGTLLDVGCATGIFLKVARERGWTVSGIEIAPEAAREAERLAECRVVPSPEPFLHEGRLFDVITLWEYLEHVPDPRTELHRFHQLLRPGGLLALSTPNAGQRLVRRAPALWKEFKPPEHLSFFTAETLLRLLSACGFHVLRVRAIAPNYRAPEWIEHRIARARQCLGDRHDRRTPLWFLYSITRRIVRWTIIGHHKLLLSPLAYAEGIEVYARKEGARE
- a CDS encoding glycosyltransferase → MKERVREEGAERARRWRPQRDLLNKGTRPPVLMYVLESRTWGGAEAYVRYVIEGLDREAWDVHLVCPRMETLAPLLRWAQREGLRVHALPGERPRHLPALVAFFRMHRPDVVHFNLHHPFACRYAILAATLAGVPVRVATNHLPTIPPNVYTWKGRLALRLAYQCLHAMLVDSATNQRRALAHYPIASGKIRIVPHGIRVENFPIEGTRASVAEEFGLEARAPIVGTVGRLSIQKATEDFIEAAALLRQRFPDAQFLIVGEGERRLELERLVETRGLKACLRFAGYREDVPRLLAAMDVFVLSSIYEGMPFAILEAMAAARPVVATRVDGVPEVVAEGETGLLVPPRAPERLAEAIGFLLAHPDRAREMGRRGRERVRTEFSWERMVKTIEQLYRTLMARKSRRGAVNLRHR
- a CDS encoding XdhC family protein; the protein is MKELRDIFQTLDERRAMEGPAALATVVHVEGSAYRREGAKLLLTPEGEMIGSISAGCLEGDVLEWTRHVLVHGEPVLRRYDLTSEDELVWGFGMGCNGKIDVLIEPLPLVRSYLERTRQILEQERGVALATLIEVPENSGLKMGAKRLIPIDGSPVGTLGDVALDAAVERDARALLASGRSKTLTYDPMQLGGHCASWTSAARVFIDCFLPPPQVIIFGAGADAVPLVRLAKEAGFRVTVVDHRSKFVTSERFPWADRLISAHPEEAPEHLTLTPGMFVVLLTHNFHVDAKLLAWLLKSPVGYIGLLGPKERRELLLRNLREQGVELRPEEVQKLYAPVGLDIGAEGPEQIALSIVSEILAVRNRRVGTFLRERQKPIHAE
- a CDS encoding dihydrodipicolinate reductase, coding for MPLRIIQYGVGPIGSAIVRLLLERAGATIIGAIDIAADKVGRDLGEIAGTSPLGVVVSDRADEVLARKADVVVHSTSSYFEQVFDQLLACVRAGSHVVSTCEELAYPFRKHPELARRLDEEAKANGVAVLGTGVNPGFVMDKLVLTLATVCQRIERVSVRRVVDASQRRLPLQRKIGAGMTVAEFHEAVEAGRIRHVGLPESVALIADGLGLEVETISETIEPILAEEDVTTEYLHVRKGQVAGVRQIGRGLVGDHERITLELQMYVGAKEPVDEIRLFGTPDLCARIPGGTHGDLATAAVVVNSIPLLVQASPGLRTVTDLPVRFAAAF
- a CDS encoding NAD(P)-dependent oxidoreductase — translated: MRDIGFIGLGIMGRPMAERLLDAGYTVMVFNRTRQKAEPLLARGAHWADSPEAVARRSEMLITIVSDSDALEDVARGPQGVLRGIRPMAIHVDMSTVAPRTVEGLERVYQERGATFLHAPVLGNWRHASEGNLLIFVGGDRHAYERCEPVLRTLGRKIWYFERITQATHMKLIANSFIASMILTLAQAFVFGRRVGITPTRILEILDASALNAPMYQSKGRTMRERDFRPNFYTRHMLKDIDLALDAARCANVPLPVLSVIRELFVATTARGFGDEDYSAVLKVLEEMAGLTPDEIAS